The region tccagggtgtattcccacccatattgcgcccaatgattccaggtaggccactgcgaccctgaattggataagcagttacagataatgaatgaatggttcctGATGTGGTGCACAACTGTCTTTCAGGGACACATTGAGACAAGCAAAGATCAGTGTGTAGTTCATGTGGCCTATGCTTTCTTCCACTATGAAAGTGCCTGGTATGCTGGGTTTTCTACGTACACCTACAGTGGGGCAAGTGTTCCTTCTGTTCACAGAGAATCATCCTAGTGTATGACATCACCTGCACAGTGAAGTGGGCAAGCGACATGGGTGAGGTCTGATATGTTCACATATGGTCTCAGTCATACATTGTTTCTTCTGCACTAACACTGCCCTTTACATGTGGTTAACGAACATTTGATCTGTCCTTCATCCCTTTGTCCACAATATGCACCACAAACAGTGCAGAAGAGTCATAGGGGATAAAAATGATGAGAAACACAGAAGACAGGTGGCTACAGAGCAGAGGTCCTAGGTGCTGATTTAAATTTGCTCTACAAGCCCTAAATCTCATGAGTATTTTGAATACATATGAATTTTCttaacagtttatttaaattctatacattttacatttcgGAAGCCTGTCCCCTCAAGGAAAAAGTGTTCTTCTGTCGTGGCCTTTAAGCTGTGTCCACCTCGCCCCCCCTCCGGGTTTCTTCTAGCACTGTGAACATTTCAAGGCTAAACTTTTCTGGAATGGAGCTTTTCATATCAAATCATTTAACAATTGTTTGCAGCTTAACATTTGAATTAAGCAGACATTTTGACAAATGGGTGGAATTTCCCTTTAGGACTGAGTTCCATGAAGCCATTTTTCAGGGGGTTCTGATACAGCTCAGAATTGACTAAAAAATTGTGAAGAAACACTCGCAAttgctggaggttgtgggtttgagccccgctccgggtgactgtctgtgagaagtttggtgtgttctcttcgtGTCTCCGTgtcttcctcccacagtccaaaaacacacattggtaggtgcattggtgACTTAGGTGTGTCTGAGCAaatttgttagtgtgtgtcgccctgcgaaggactggcgccccctccagggtgtgctcccacTTTGTGCTCAAgaccctgaattgtataagtgttaaatcaatttaaaaaaaataaataaattgtcatttttaatatgactagggtgaccagatctacgaaggtgaaaaagaggacacgtttcGGGAGGGCTACCAttccgttgtatgcttagctgaaccaatgtgtgcttttaggtcctttacacctttatttgctacacaaaacatgggaatttcttttttaattcatccgagaacggttcggcatagctgctccagatgaaggtaggtacatgagctttgcctgacgtaaacaaggactactgacgtgcagactgaccaattaaatgtttacagagaaggttatcgaccaataacggtagctctacagtcagaccgtccaatcagaagattttaggctacttcaccacgccacCACTCaggcgaaccaatcggagtaggggagggcgggactagtttgaacgaaacgcttctcgaataaattctagaaaaacaaaatcccggacgtttgtgaaattccgccaggacatttttttaagactaaaaaaaggacatgtccgggtaaaagaggacgtctggtcaccctaaatatGACAAAGCAGTTACCATGAAATGACACAAGAGTGGGAGAATGAGCTTTGAATGATTTATAGTTACACAAAAATACTTTACACCCCTAACATACATTTGCTTTGTGCTAATATGTGACACAAACTGTCTGAATGTATTTCTTTGAGACGACAATATGTTCCCATTACATCATCAAACAGGTCAATTTGTAGCTTTCATTCCTTTCTTGTCTCTTTGACTTCTAACACGAGCAGCTTTAGTGTTCCACTGTAATTCGACCAATGTTGGGTTAGAGTTACTGTTTGTGCTGTGTCATTCCCAGTCATTAACTCGGTTGTCTGCGCTAGTGCTGCAAGCCAGCAGGAAGGAGGTGGATAACCCTGTCCCATCCAGTGATGACCCTGCTGTTTCTGAAGCGGAGGGGAAATACGCCGTCTACCCTTGTTAGGGGAACTATTGAAGCACGACATATTAAATTGATCTGTATGTCATACCTGttgaaaaagcaaataaagtGACTGTGGCCATGGTTACTATTGAATAAGCTTCTTCTGTTGGCTCAAAGATATCAGAATATGTCACCTCTCATTCCTGCATCTGTAGTTTTGTCTCATGGCTCCATCCGAGAAGCAAAAGGACGAAAACAAACATTTGGAGACGGCAGTTCTAGACCTCTGCCAATAGAGGGCAGTAAACTGTGAAGCATATCTCTGTTTACAGCTGCAAATCATTAATTCCGTCCCGTCTTTCAAGTCCACGCTCTGGGTGAAGACTATTACCCACGATCAAATGTGATCTTTTGATGCATTTAATCTTATGGTGATTTTTGTTCAACCTCCTGATGCAttaatcccaaacacacacacattgttcattttttttatgaatatcACAAAAGTCtgcactttaaataggtccctAGGGTGTAGGCCATGAATTGAGGGGCAATATACTGCAGGGAAAGCTTGAGTTAGAACATACACTCCAGTTTATTAGTTACACCTTCATTcactacattcactgtccatttgatGAGCTCCACTGATTATTTAggagcacattgtagttctacaattacagactggagtccatctcTTGCCCTGCtcgttcttcaatggtcagaaccgCCACgtagcaggtatgatttgtgcggtggatcattctcagcgctgcagtgacactgtcgtGTTGgaggtgtgttttttgtgttgtgcttttatgagtggatcagacacagcagtgctgctggagtgtttaccgtgtccactcactgtccactctattagacacccctacctcattggtccacgtTTTAGATGTAAAATCGGGGAAAGTAGCTCATCTGATtgatgcacagtttgtgttggtcttcctcttgtccttcatcaagggacacaggacactgttggctggatatttttcattggtggactattctcagtccagctgtgacactgagggtttcatatctgctctgtggtggtcctgagcattgaagaacagggtcaaTGGGGGCAAACAAAGAATGcaaacaacagatggactacagtttgtaattgcagaactacaaactgCTGCTGTCTAGTCAGTGGAGCTTAGAGAATGGAGAGTGCAGAAACAATGCTGCTATTCAtgatgttatggttgattggtgtataaATGGTGTCTATTAAgaactttaaaacattttaatcaatTCATTTCGATATAGACTGAATACTACCCCATCAGTAACAGTGAAAACACTTATGTAAAGATCCCACTCGTGACCTTGATTTGTTCATGGTCAGACTACCATTAGCCAAGAAAGCAAGTGtcagatatatattttagaCCACCCTTAGTACATCAGCTCTTTGGTGGATTAGCAATGACGTCAAATTAAAGATTCTGTGTAACAGAATCAGAGTTTAGGCCCGGCTCCACTGAAGAGGGATTAGATGGAACAggcattcatttttaatgacaCAGGAACATAGGTAATGACTTGCTGAATGTTTAATGCCTCAGAGAGGGATGCAGCCTCTAAAGCTCAcacagagttcagtactgtggTCCTCTCCTCACATTCTGCTGCCTTAGCGAAGATTGTAATAGCTACAATAATTTAGCTTCTTCGTCATGAAGGGAATAGCATACTGAATGTCTCTTAAATACAGCACCAGGTACATTACAGAGGACGTCTTTAACTGTTTTATGTAATTTTCTTTGAGAACAGACATAATGCATAGTATCTTTCTTATTCAAGAGATATTTCCAGGCATTCAAGCTTAGATACCAgatgaaattatatataaatattacaatttCAAAAGGAAAGGGAAGGTCAAAGGAAAGAAGTTTCCAGAACTCAAGTTGAAAAAAATagtcaaaaatacacaaacatcattttctgaaaagttatacatttttcaatGAATagtaaaaatttttaaaaatcatgttaTGTGCCACTCATTTAAacagtatattttttaaaaacatttcaaacatGAAAATcaatgatttaattaattaattaatttattatatttagcttttttttttttgcccattttcatttaatgccattcattcattcattcattcattatctgtaacccttatccagttcagggttgtggtgggtccagagcctacctggaatcattgggcgcaaggcaggaatacaccctggagggggcgccagtccttcacagggcatcacagacacacacacacattcactcacgcctacggacactttttgagtcgccaatccacctaccaacgtgtgtttttggactgtgggaggaaaccggagcacccggaggatacccatgcggacatagggagaacacaccaactcttcacagacagtcacccggagtgggaatcaaacccacaacctccaggtccatggagctgtgtgacactacctgctgcgccaccgtgccgccccatttaaTGCCagtaatgctttaaaaaaaataaataaaaaaaacagggcatgtttaccacagtGTTGCATAACCTATTCTTTAAATTACACTCtttaagtgtttgggaactgaggaaacCATCTGCTGTAGTcctgaaagtgaaatgttttccaTTCTTACTCAGTATAAGATTTCTGATGCTCAACATATCGGGTCTCATGAGCCATCAAATATTTTCAGTGAGTCTGAAAACTAAAACAGATTGAGCCACAGCTTCAACCTTCAGTGCTTAactgtgaggagcagaagctctgatttGTAGcaattttcactctgttctctttcttctccattctcaagTATTCCGTTTTTACTCAGAGCTCTTATATCTGCATGATTGTCAGgtttattttattccatttaaccttgtctttgtgctttCACATCAGTGCGTGTCCAGCGACATGATTGCAAAGACTAAGCCCAGGAGGTGAGACAGTTCCTAAGTCTCTGCTTTCTAcgtaagaagcagcacaaaataaataacttgcaCTTAATTCCTGTGTTGACCAGAAATTGAAGAAATGAAGTGAATTCTCTGACATTTTACAAAGCTATATAAGCTCACATAATGCCTCCCTATGTCAAATTTGAATCATCATTATTTGAATGTCCAGTTTAGTTCACTTGTGGGGACCTTATAGCCATACGGTTTTCTGCAGAGGTCCCTAAAAATCACTTTTGTGTTCACAGCAATATTTCATCATCGAAGGCTGGTGTGTACAGACTGGTGCAGGTTTACACACTACAACCTGAGATGGCCTACCTCTGGCTTTTCACCACATGGACATATCGTGTATCACTTGTATATCTGCTTTCTTCAGTGTCATTTGAAACCCAACCTTTATAGTCGAAGCCAGGCAACGAGGACCTGCATGACAGTTGGGAAGGGGACACACATCCAGACTCTGGCCAACGTCAACCATGACTTTCATAGCCAAGACGTTTTATGACCTGCGTGCTACCACACTTGAGGGGGAATCCATAGATTTCAACATCTACCGAGGACGAGTGGTGCTTATTCAGAATGTGGCCTCGCTCTGAGGGACCACCACCCGGGACTACAGCCAGCTCAACCAGCTCCAGAGCAGGTACCCCCACCGGCTGGTGGTCCTGGGCTTCCCTTGTAACCAGTTCGGCTACCAGGTTGGTAGGAGAATTCATCATCAGTTTTGCTCTGTGATCAACAGTGGTCTACAGCTTTGTTCCTGGAGAGCAATGGGTTTGATTAGATTTATATTGTTCTTATCTTAAGTGGACAGTCATTTCTTTCCCCCCTTTTCTCCACACCCTAACTCagcacttaaaggaacactatgttatatttttactttaacattatagcttcaaaatcattgtgttgCTCCACTGTAGTGTAATCATGAGAACTGAGGCTCAACCttaggatcaacactgcagaaaatgcccTATGTAAGTTCTTGGGCGAGGGTAGGAAAACCCCAAACAAATTTTCTGGCTCTGGATTTTGCAGTCAGTGGTGGGTATGACCCTTGAAGGCCACTCCATAACATCAACAGCCATCAAAAGCCACTCATGACTATATTGAGTACAGGATGTAGAGCAGCTGCCCATGACTTTAAGTTCACCATGCCTTATACCAAGAGCATTGGCCTGTGAAGTGATGTAGCTCTATTTAGTACCTCAGGACGAATTGTATGAACTTTTATGATCCgaaactacataatccagcatCTGTATCTGTCCTTTAATATTCCCAAATTCTCAAAGAAATGTGCTAGCATCTGGTATAAAGCCTTCCTGAAagagaagctgttactgcagccagTGTATAGTGTATCTATAGTGTAAATAATTTATAGTTCGTAACCTCTCTTTGCAGGAAAACTGTGCAAATGGAGAAATCTTGAATTCCCTGAAGCATGTGCGCCCAGGAGGAGGCTACGAGCCTTGCTTCACCATTTTTGAGAAGTGCGACGTGAACGGGGCCAACACTCATCCCGTCTTCGCTTACTTGAAAGACAAACTCCCCTACCCTGACGATGACCCAGTCTCCTTTATGCAGGACCCCAAATTCCTTGTCTGGAGCCCGGTCAGTCGGACTGATATCTCATGGAACTTTGAGAAGTTCCTCATCGGCCCTGAAGGGGAGCCTTTCAAGAGATACAGCAAAAAGTTTGAAACCATTGCCATTGAACCTGACATCCTGAGGTTACTGAGGCTGACCAAGAACTAACCAAATccgctgtctctctcttctaaGCTTGTTGTAACACTTTGACTCAATGTATTTCATCTAATGTTGACACCACTGTGACACCCTCTACTTTCTCTTAATTTACTTAATGAGGAGGATGCTCTAAACCCAAAAGGAGTATCATCTGAGATGGTGTAAATATTAAAGAAATGTAGAGGATGCTAACAGCGACCTATGGGaaaactttaataaaaaaattaaatggaaCATGGAACcttgttttttcattcttttatttcctGTACCCACTTTATCCTGTTAACCggagttgcggtgggtctggagcctgaaatcaggaacacaccctgcaatTGGTGCGCCCGTCGGTCACAGGgcatcacccactcactcacaccaatAGACAGTTTTGCAAAGCCAAAATCCACCTACAAGCAAGTGTTTTCGGACTGGGGGAAAAACTacagcacctggaagaaacccacacagacacagggagaacacaccaaactcctcatagacagagACTGTACCTCTGGGAACTGATTCTGGAGTATTTGATGACTTTAGACCCACTGGGTCTAaagcacaactttaaaatcctttaattcatattctgtaactgcttcgtcctgttcagggtggccatggatctggagcctacctggaatcattgggcgcaagccaggaacatacacacacatacatgagGGCAGTGCTCATttacccactcacacctgtggacagccaatccacctacaaacctgTTTGGGGATGATGGGTGGAAACAAttgcatctggaggaaacccacgcagacactggtaGATTCAGTGACACAAGGCAgtgtttgaacccacaacatcaggaccttggagctgtgcgACAGCGAAAAATACATAGAGTGCCAGTGCGCTGCCCAACATTACTACAAATTTTAAATTATCAATATTACAATTAAAAATGccaaaacacatgtagattCAGTGATCATTTTAGTTAGCAAATAAATGGTCTATATTTCCATTGTAATCACTATTAAGTTTAAATTTTTCATATCAAACCACTCTTAGTAACTGTTTACATTCCCCTTATACACTCTCTGAAAAAAAGAggtactgtgtaaatgtaccttctAAAGTACTATCAtcattttaaagtccagttgtgttccttaaaggaacattacatACTCCTCTTCATAacgagaggtgaatatttgtaagctttcattatatAGGGTGAATAAAAAGTCACACTACGCCCTTTTATCTAAATACCCCAGcgagtaatgggtgaggggtagggtgaccagatctgagatggactgaccaattaaatgtttacagagaaggttatcgaccaataacggtagctctacagtcagagcgtccaatcagaagattttaggctacttcaccacgcccccttctcactcaagcgaaccaaacggagtaggggagggcgggactagtttgtgaacgaaacgatACTCGAAATTCTATgaaagctctagaaaaacaaaatcccggacgtttgtgaaattccacccggacatttttaACTCTAAAAaggaggacatgtccgggtaaaagaggacgtctgatCACCCTAGGGGCCTATATTTTAAGCTGTGTCCAGAATAGTCGCCAGCTTGTAAGCCGCCATTTTGGATCAAGGGCAaatttttccaatgggaaggtggtcatgtagcaatatcaataaatataaaaaacatagaAGGTGTCCTGCAACTTTTTACTCACCCtgttgaaataaaaacaaagcaaaatataAGTCCTGAAGAAGAAATTATGTGTAAAATATCAATTTGGCCTATTATAAATACCTATTATATGTTATAATTATGATCCCAAATTAAAAGTACTGGATGTGGGTACCACAACAGTGAACGTTTTTTTGAGAGTATATTGTACACACAGACTACAGTTCTTTGTGTGGTAAAAGAGCATTTACCATAAAATTGCTCAAATCTGTGTCTAATATGAATGGTTAAGTAAataatttacagttttattttaataaaaatgtgtcaACCTACTGTACAAGGTGAATGGTGTTTGTTGATAGACCTACTCTGTCCATTAGGTAGTGCTGTTGAGGCATTTTTGTTCCTGATGCCTCTGCCACTGACAGTAGAAAGGTGTTCTGTCTCTGAACTGAGGATCTTCTCATTTGCAGTGAACATCGCATTCAGCTCCCTCTTGTTCCCATGGTGCTGGACACAGCTGGTGAATTATTTAGCGCCATCGTTCAGTCCAAGTAGTCCACTTTTCTCCTGCAGTAATGCATAGTCAACAGAGACATTGCTGGCCATCTGCTGTTACTTATTTTTAAGATAAATCTTTTTAAGTCGCTGATTTGCTTTTTTGAAGTACTTCCAGCCTACAATTCTTCTGCTTTCCTAACTCAACACTGAATACTGTTACAGACCTATGGTTATGACCTTTTGACCACAGATTCCCTTTCAACAGGACACCTGAAGATATGCCTGTAACATTTGCTCCAGTCTCTTCTAGTCTGATAGCTGTTGTCTCCGTTCGGTCCAGAGCAAGCTATCACATGATCAAGATTACCTAACCTTTATCTGCGATTCACATTCCAGCCTTCattcctctctttcctctctctctctctctctctctctctctctctctctctctctctctctctatctctttctttttcccacTCTCCCCTCACTGCTtatccaaaacaaaacaagtatGTCCATGTTATTGTATCATCGTACACCATAATTTTGCAACATAACTTTCCTACTCCTCACCTAATATGAAGTATCTCCACTTTAGACTTCTTTCATAATTTTATGGAAGTGGTCTTTAACAGTATTTGAACTAATAATGAATGGACTATTAGAAATGGAGcgaaatttgttttaaatattaaaggtTAAGCATGATTAACCTTCTCCAGTAAATCAATCATTCTCACATTGGCAAAAAATCTATTGTTGGCATTGTAACAAACATACAGACAGAAATGTCTGTCTACACGGGCAAACACCAATCAGAAATAAGAAATGCCTCCTTATTTCTATGCTGACTGACCATTTATCActtcagctctgcagtgacactgatgtggtggtggtgtgttactgcGAGTGGGTCATACACAAAactgttttaatgaaatattcactGAGCAAAACattcagccaacagcatcctgtgggcagtgtccagtGACCACTAAATTATGACCAACACAATGTATGAAACAACAGATGCGCTACTGTCTCAGACTCTGGAtgtacaaagtggaccaacaaggtaggtgtgtctaatagattGAGCACAtcgtgtttaaaaactcaagcagcactgctgtgtctgatccagcacaacacacatacactcatataTTAGCGAATGGCTGACAGACAAAGACTCCTTCATCGTGTAGGAGCTGAAATGTTAGCATTTACTCAAAAGAGTGCAGTATATGTAGAGTATGTGCGTCCAGTATGAGTATGTGTCTGAATCCCAGAatgaaacattatatataataggttactgctgtgtctgatctgttTGTACCAGTACAACAAATATGAACAC is a window of Hoplias malabaricus isolate fHopMal1 chromosome 1, fHopMal1.hap1, whole genome shotgun sequence DNA encoding:
- the gpx2 gene encoding glutathione peroxidase 2, with the protein product MTFIAKTFYDLRATTLEGESIDFNIYRGRVVLIQNVASLUGTTTRDYSQLNQLQSRYPHRLVVLGFPCNQFGYQENCANGEILNSLKHVRPGGGYEPCFTIFEKCDVNGANTHPVFAYLKDKLPYPDDDPVSFMQDPKFLVWSPVSRTDISWNFEKFLIGPEGEPFKRYSKKFETIAIEPDILRLLRLTKN